Sequence from the Piscinibacter sp. HJYY11 genome:
GACGAGAAACGCGAGGCTTCGCGTGGCCGAAGCGTCGCGCAGCACCCGCGCGCATTCGGCCTCGAAGCCTTCGAAGCGCGAGTCGTCGCCGACCCACACTTCGAACAGGTCGCCCAGGATGAACACCGCATCGGCCGGCGTGTCTTGCATGTACGAGGCCCAGGCCTCGTAGGTGCGCGGTGTGTCCGCGCTCAGGTGCAGGTCGGAGATGAAGTCGATGCGCTGCCAGCGCGCATCGGCATGGAGCTCGGGCGGCGCGGCAAGCGTCTCACTCATCGCGCCTCTGGACCTCAGACGACGAGCGCCTTGGTGATGACCACGTCTTCCAGCGGCACGTCGCCATGGCCACCGCGGTTGCCGGTCTTCACACCTTCGATGGCGTCGACCACTTCCTGGCCCGAGACGACCTTGCCGAAAACGGCATAGCCCCAGCCGTTGGGCGACTCCGACTTGAAGTTGAGGAAGTCGTTGTCGGTGCTGTTGATGAAGAACTGCGCCGAGGCCGAGTGCGGGGCGCTGGTGCGCGCCATCGCGATCGTGTAGTGGTTGTTCTTGAGGCCGTTGTTGGCTTCGTTCTGGATGGGCGCGTCGGTGGGCTTCTGCTTCATGCCCGGCTCGAAACCACCGCCCTGGATCATGAAACCCTTGATGACGCGGTGGAACACCGTGCCGTCGTAGTGACCCTTCTCGACGTACGAGACGAAGTTGGCGACGGTGACCGGCGCCTTGGCTTCGTCGAGCTCGAGGCGGATGTTGCCCTTGCTGGTTTGCAGTTCGATGGTCTTGCTCATGTCATTTCTCCAAAGTGGCTTTCTTGATGACCACGGGGGTGTTGGGAACGTCGCCGCGGCCAGTGGGCACGGCGCGGATCTTGTCGACGACCTCCATGCCCGAGATCACCTTGCCGAACACGGCATAACCGTGACCGTCGGGGGAGGGCGCATTGAGTGCGTCGTTGTTCTTCACGTTGATGAAGAACTGCGATGTGGCGGAATCAGGGATGGCGGTGCGGGCCATGGCGATGGTGCCGCGGTCATTCTTCAGGCCGTTGCGAGCTTCCAGCGGGATGGGTGCGCGCGTCTTCTTCTCCTTCAGGTCGGCCGTCATGCCGCCCCCCTGGATCATGAAGCCGTCGATCACGCGATGGAACACCGTGCCGTCGTAGTGGCCGGCCTTCACGTACTGCACGAAGTTGTCGACCGTCTTGGGCGCCTTGGCAGCGTCGAGCTCGACCACGATGTCGCCCATCGACGTGGCGAGCTTGACCTTCTGGGCGTGGGCTGCAAGGCTCGCCCCGAAGCCGATCACGGCAGCGGCGAGCACGGGCAACCAGCGGGTTTTCATCATCCGATCACTCCTTCGAAAAAGATCTTCCATTGTCCACCCTCCTTGCCCCAGTACTGGCGCTTCATCGGCCCGCTGCGCTGGCCCCTGAGCACTTCGCCAAAGGTGATGATCAGCACCTCGCTGCTGTCGCGCCAGGACAGGATGGAGAGCTCCTTCAGCTCCGACTCGCGGCCGCCCGCGGCGTTCACCTCGCGGCTCATGGTCTTCGACCATTGGGCGAGGTCGGCATTTCCGCTCGTGAACTGCGGCGAGTAGAAGCCCATCAGCTTGGCCATGTCGCCGCGCGAGCGTGCCTGGCGCCACTGCTCGACCAAGGCGCGCACGGCGGTGCGCTCGCGCTCGTTCTGGCTGTGTGCCACCCATTCGATCTTGGGCGCAATGACGACGGGCGTGCGGCGCGGCGAGACTTCGCGCAGCAGGCGCATCAGGTCGTCGTTGGCGAGCACGACGCAGCCGTCGGTGCTTTGTGGTGAGCGGGCGTAGTTCTCGGGCGGCACGCCGTGCAACCAGATGCCGCTTCCTGTCTTGCCGCGGCGACGGTCGTATTCGTTGGGGTAGTTGAGCGTGAGCGCGCCGGGGCCGTAGAAGTCTTTCAGCTGGCGGCCTTCGAGGCGGCTGGTGATGAAGTACACGCCGAGCGGCGTGCGCTGGTCGCCTTGCTCCTTCTTGTCCACGCCCAGCCGGCCGAGCGAAACATAGTGGTCGGCGACGAGCCGCAGGCCTTGTGCGTCGTTCTCGAAGAGATAAAGCCGCGAGCGGCTTGCGTCGACGGCGATGGCGTGGCGGGTGCTGGTCGGCAGGTCGATGAACTGGCGGGGCACGGCCTGGGCCGGTGGGCGCTCGGTGAGGGCAGCCAGTCGGACGGCGGCCTCATGCCGCAGCTGAACCCAGTTGGCGGCTGCGGAGGCTGGCAGTTCGGACGGGGCGACCTCCAGCGGCCCCAGCTTGCCGCGCCGGGTCAGCAGCAGGTCGCCGTAGACCAGCTGGGCGAGCTGGAAGTTGGGCACGTCACGCGCGAGCGATTCGGCCTTGGCCAGCGCCTGGCGGGTGTCGCCGGCGCGAATGAGGCGGTAGACCTCGATGAGCCTGGCTTCGGGCGACGCCTGCCGGGGCGCAGTGGCACTGCTCTTGGCGGGTGGCGGCGCCGCGGCCGCCGAGACGGCTGCGGCGAGAGCGCAGCTTGCCAGGACGGTTGCGGCGAGCGTTGCCTTGCGCGCAATCCGAGTGAGTCGAGCCAGTTCCACTGGGCTCACGAGCCGGTGCTTTCCTTCTGGATCAGCCAGCGGCCCGACACCTTCACGAGCTCGAGCGTCTTGCGGCTGGAGACCTTCAGCGCGTCGGCGCTGTACTGCTGGCGGAACTGCACGATGGCCTTGTCGCCTTGCGTGCGGGTTTCGATGTCGCTGAGCGTGACCGAGATGCTGCGCTTGCCTTCGATGCGCGCGCGGCGTTCGTCTTCCCATGCCTTGCGGCTCTTTCCACCGGTGAATGCGGGCGTGTAGGCAGCGATGTACGCCTCGACGTCCTTGCGGCTCCAGGCGCTGGCCCAGGCCTGGACGGCGGCCTGGGCTTCCTGCGCCGCGTCGGCGGACACGGGGGCAGCTGGGGGCGGCGGCGCAACAGGTGCGGCAGGCGTGGCGCGCGGTGCCGGCGGCGTGGGGGCGGCCTTTGCCGTCACGACCGCGGGGGCAGGCGCCGGCGCAGCGGCCGGCGCTGGAGACGGGGCGGCGGGAGGCTTCGCCGTGGTGACCGGCTTGGCGCTCGCGACCGCCAGCGGCGAGGCCTTCGGTGTGAAGAGGTCGCGGATCATCGCGAGCTTGGGGCCGACCTTCGCGGTGTTGCTGCCTTCCATCTGCAGCGCCTTGGAATAAGCCTGGCTGGCGAGCTTGGCGTACACGTCGCCCAAGTTCTCGTAGGCGGTGGCGTAGCTCGGGTTGGTGCGGATCGCCGACTCGAGCGCGCGCCGCGCCTGGTCGTACTGGCCTTGCTTGCTGTAGAGCACCGCGAGGTTGTTGTAGGGCTCGGGAAGTTCGGGGAAGTCTTCGGTGAGCTTCACGAAGATGGCGATGGCTTCGGCGTTCTTGCCCTGCTCGGCGACGGCGAGCCCCTTCAGGAAACGCATGCGCGCATCACGGGGATGGGCGGCAAGGAACTGGTCGGCCTTGTGCACGGCTTCGGCCCACTGACCTGCGCTGAAGAGGCGGTCGACATCAGAATATTCGTCGGCATGCGCACCACCGGCAAAGGTCATCGCGGCCGCGATGGCGAGGCTCAGAAGCGGAGAAGGTAGACGGACCATCGACGTCGTGGGGGTGGGTTGCGGGCACCGGACTGCGGCGCCTTGGAAGCTCGGACGGGCCTTCAGTGGGCTCTTGTGCAAGAGGGGAGAATGGCGAGAGCCGCCACCAAAAGCCCGGCCGCTATACTCCGAAAATTGTATCGCAGGCCCACTGTCCGACGGCCTTTCAACAGCCCCGGCGCCAGTGCTTCACCGTGAAGCTGGCCGGTTGAATTTCACGGCATCGGGCACCTTCCAGCTCCCAGTTCATCCGATGACCTTGCGCATCTTCAACACCTTGACCCGCCAGACCGAGGTGTTCGCTCCCATCGAGCCCAACCATGTGCGCATGTACGTCTGCGGCATGACCATCTACGACCTGTGCCATGTGGGGCATGCGCGTTTCATGATGGCGTTCGACGTGGTCGCGCGGTGGCTGCGAGCCTC
This genomic interval carries:
- a CDS encoding peptidylprolyl isomerase — translated: MSKTIELQTSKGNIRLELDEAKAPVTVANFVSYVEKGHYDGTVFHRVIKGFMIQGGGFEPGMKQKPTDAPIQNEANNGLKNNHYTIAMARTSAPHSASAQFFINSTDNDFLNFKSESPNGWGYAVFGKVVSGQEVVDAIEGVKTGNRGGHGDVPLEDVVITKALVV
- a CDS encoding peptidylprolyl isomerase → MMKTRWLPVLAAAVIGFGASLAAHAQKVKLATSMGDIVVELDAAKAPKTVDNFVQYVKAGHYDGTVFHRVIDGFMIQGGGMTADLKEKKTRAPIPLEARNGLKNDRGTIAMARTAIPDSATSQFFINVKNNDALNAPSPDGHGYAVFGKVISGMEVVDKIRAVPTGRGDVPNTPVVIKKATLEK
- a CDS encoding L,D-transpeptidase family protein, which encodes MSPVELARLTRIARKATLAATVLASCALAAAVSAAAAPPPAKSSATAPRQASPEARLIEVYRLIRAGDTRQALAKAESLARDVPNFQLAQLVYGDLLLTRRGKLGPLEVAPSELPASAAANWVQLRHEAAVRLAALTERPPAQAVPRQFIDLPTSTRHAIAVDASRSRLYLFENDAQGLRLVADHYVSLGRLGVDKKEQGDQRTPLGVYFITSRLEGRQLKDFYGPGALTLNYPNEYDRRRGKTGSGIWLHGVPPENYARSPQSTDGCVVLANDDLMRLLREVSPRRTPVVIAPKIEWVAHSQNERERTAVRALVEQWRQARSRGDMAKLMGFYSPQFTSGNADLAQWSKTMSREVNAAGGRESELKELSILSWRDSSEVLIITFGEVLRGQRSGPMKRQYWGKEGGQWKIFFEGVIG
- a CDS encoding tetratricopeptide repeat protein, producing the protein MVRLPSPLLSLAIAAAMTFAGGAHADEYSDVDRLFSAGQWAEAVHKADQFLAAHPRDARMRFLKGLAVAEQGKNAEAIAIFVKLTEDFPELPEPYNNLAVLYSKQGQYDQARRALESAIRTNPSYATAYENLGDVYAKLASQAYSKALQMEGSNTAKVGPKLAMIRDLFTPKASPLAVASAKPVTTAKPPAAPSPAPAAAPAPAPAVVTAKAAPTPPAPRATPAAPVAPPPPAAPVSADAAQEAQAAVQAWASAWSRKDVEAYIAAYTPAFTGGKSRKAWEDERRARIEGKRSISVTLSDIETRTQGDKAIVQFRQQYSADALKVSSRKTLELVKVSGRWLIQKESTGS